From Triticum aestivum cultivar Chinese Spring chromosome 4A, IWGSC CS RefSeq v2.1, whole genome shotgun sequence, a single genomic window includes:
- the LOC123088256 gene encoding uncharacterized protein: MLKMVQNCSFCNAKKFMYESKGLCCNKGQIRLANPDTPSELVRLWTSNDSNSRHFRNNIRFFNGHFSFTSLYCHLDRDTTDMRTTGIYTFRAHGQIYRNIHSFGDIRSNPKHLELYFYDDDPNLEHRYRHCREEMYKQDKHVIRIITDILRDNPYSHQFRSLGQVQNLQDYRVILNLDQRLDQRTYSAPVTSEVASVSVEGNEKRNTYDKNVILLHGNNNETKHIRSYYGCYDPLSYPLFFPRAELGWHRKIPKKDAPEEDVGANNINNDDDTYPVNGLWVTMREYYCYKFHTRPNIFNPILHGGRLFQQFAVDTYIKIENSRLDYLWHHQKEIRADLYQDLVDNIQAGEQKGNAVGKRAVLASSFIGGPRDKLRRYQDAMALVRKYGKPDIFLSMTCNPRWEEITRELQSGQTPQDRLDIVVRVFRAKLEEMKKQLFEKTILGKVKAYTYVIEFQKWALPHAHFWLTMTRKYKYTCPEQYDRIISAELPNKHKYPDLYKMVIKHMIHGPCGALNKKFPCTKNRLSCKNNYPRPFSETTIQGKDCYPLYRRRNNGSTEIVRNRKLDNRWVVPYNPYLLRMLNCHINVEICSSIKAVKYLFKFMYKGHDRALVTDKVDEVEIDEIRQYRDARWVTPTEALWRIYGFELSKIHPSVLQLHLHLPNMHMVSYHGKEKIKNIIDRDGTKKSMLTTYFEANNLHVKARGILYRDFPEYYTWQRRGKFWQERKRAALSQVGRIISAHPAEGERYYLRVLLNHVTGATSYEGLRTIDGQVMPTFREAAKKRGLIEADNTLDDSMTEAELFQVSSSLRRLFTTILVFCMPNDVRSLWNNHLEAMSEDYNINCKCKHTVEQMVLKNISDILHSMGKDIELFPLPKIDKQHGTTNDVPKEIIEETSIELDPEDASLHKNLNNEQRKAYDKILATVNCQRGGIFFVDGPGGTGKTFLYRALLATIRGQGKIVVATATSGVAASIMPGGRTAHSRFKIPLRIDDGDICGFTKQSGTTKLLQAASLIIWDEASMTKRQTVEALDKSMRDIMDKPDLPFDGKTVVFGGDFRQVLPIVRKGTRAQIVDASLHRSELWNCMHQLKLMRNMRAPNDPWFTEYLLRVGNGTEETNDDGEILLPTSICVPNKADDNGLDRLIDSIYQPASLKDPKYITSRAILSTRNDCVDKINLKMIDRFQGEEMVYHSFDSVEDDPHNYYPPKFLNTLTPNGLPPHMLKLRINCPIILLRNIDPANGLCNGTRLLVRGFQKNAIDAEIVVGQHSGMRVFLPRIPLCPSDDDMFPFSFKRKQFPIRLSFAMTINKSQGQTIANVGVYLPEPVFSHGPLYVALSRATTTANIKVLTGTHDENKEKNKKISTSDTYTKEEKKNKNKKISVQARHTQRILSTQKSSPNRTTAANYELRSYNSELLIILKEHVLMS, translated from the exons ATGCTCAAAATGGTACAAAATTGCAGCTTCTGTAATGCAAAAAAATTTATGTATGAATCGAAGGGGTTATGCTGCAATAAAGGACAGATAAGACTAGCCAATCCAGATACACCATCTGAACTCGTGAGACTTTGGACAAGCAACGACTCTAATTCAAGACATTTTCGAAACAACATAAGATTTTTCAATGGACACTTCTCATTTACTAGTCTATACTGCCATCTTGATAGAGACACAACTGACATGCGAACAACTGGTATTTACACCTTTCGAGCTCATGGTCAGATCTATCGCAATATACACTCATTTGGTGATATTAGGTCAAATCCAAAGCATCTGGAGCTATACTTCTACGATGATGATCCAAACTTAGAGCATCGATACCGCCATTGTCGCGAGGAAATGTACAAGCAAGACAAGCATGTGATCAGAATAATAACGGACATTCTACGCGATAACCCATACTCTCATCAGTTTAGGAGTTTGGGACAAGTCCAAAACCTTCAGGACTACAGAGTCATCTTGAACCTTGACCAAAGATTGGACCAAAGAACATACAGTGCACCCGTCACTTCAGAGGTAGCTTCAGTGTCGGTTGAaggaaatgaaaaaagaaataCTTATGACAAGAATGTAATACTACTACATGGGAATAACAACGAAACCAAGCACATTAGATCATATTATGGGTGCTATGATCCATTGTCGTATCCTCTATTCTTTCCAAGAGCTGAACTGGGTTGGCATAGGAAAATCCCAAAGAAGGATGCACCCGAGGAAGATGTTGGTGCTAATAATATCAACAATGACGATGACACAT ATCCAGTGAATGGCCTCTGGGTAACCATGAGAGAATACTACTGTTATAAATTCCATACACGACCAAACATATTCAACCCAATATTGCACGGCGGACGGCTTTTCCAACAGTTTGCTGTAGATACATATATCAAGATTGAAAACTCCAGACTAGATTACCTATGGCATCATCAAAAGGAAATAAGGGCAGATCTATACCAAGACCTTGTAGACAATATTCAAGCTGGAGAACAAAAGGGAAATGCAGTTGGAAAACGGGCAGTACTTGCCTCGTCATTTATTGGAGGGCCACGAGATAAACTTCGCCGGTATCAAGATGCTATGGCTTTAGTTAGAAAATATGGAAAGCCAGACATATTCCTCTCAATGACCTGCAACCCCAGATGGGAAGAGATCACACGTGAACTACAATCTGGACAAACACCACAAGATCGCCTAGATATTGTCGTTCGTGTTTTCAGGGCGAAGTTGGAAGAAATGAAAAAGCAACTATTTGAGAAGACCATTCTTGGAAAGGTTAAGGCATATACATATGTCATAGAGTTCCAAAAGTGGGCATTACCCCATGCTCATTTTTGGCTCACCATGACCAGAAAATACAAGTACACATGTCCGGAACAGTATGACAGAATCATCTCTGCCGAGCTCCCTAACAAGCACAAGTACCCAGACCTATACAAAATGGTAATCAAACATATGATACATGGTCCTTGTGGTGCATTGAATAAAAAATTTCCATGCACAAAAAATCGTCTATCATGCAAGAATAATTATCCAAGGCCATTTAGTGAAACTACAATTCAAGGCAAGGACTGCTACCCGCTCTATAGGAGACGCAATAACGGCAGTACCGAAATTGTCCGAAATAGGAAACTCGACAATAGGTGGGTGGTTCCTTACAATCCCTATCTATTAAGGATGCTCAACTGCCACATAAATGTTGAGATATGTTCAAGCATTAAAGCCGTTAAGTACCTATTCAAGTTCATGTACAAGGGTCATGATCGAGCATTAGTAACTGACAAAGTAGACGAAGTGGAAATTGACGAGATTCGACAATACAGAGACGCACGGTGGGTGACACCTACAGAAGCATTGTGGAGAATATATGGCTTCGAACTAAGCAAAATACACCCATCAGTATTGCAGTTGCACCTACATCTCCCAAATATGCACATGGTTTCATATCATggcaaggaaaaaataaaaaatattatcgACCGTGATGGCACCAAAAAATCAATGTTGACAACATACTTTGAAGCAAACAACTTACATGTGAAAGCACGAGGCATACTATACAGGGACTTTCCGGAATATTATACTTGGCAAAGACGAGGGAAGTTTTGGCAAGAGAGGAAACGAGCCGCTCTGTCCCAGGTTGGCAGGATCATCTCAGCACACCCGGCTGAAGGAGAACGATACTATCTTCGGGTTCTCCTAAACCATGTGACAGGCGCCACCAGCTATGAAGGCCTACGAACAATTGATGGACAAGTAATGCCAACCTTCCGTGAAGCTGCAAAAAAAAGGGGGCTCATTGAGGCAGACAACACACTGGATGACTCCATGACAGAAGCAGAGTTGTTCCAAGTGTCCTCATCGCTACGAAGGCTATTCACGACAATCCTGGTGTTTTGCATGCCCAATGACGTCCGTAGCCTTTGGAACAATCACCTCGAGGCAATGTCAGAAGACTACAATATAAATTGCAAATGCAAGCACACGGTTGAACAGATGGTGCTGAAAAATATTAGTGACATCTTGCACTCAATGGGAAAAGACATAGAATTGTTTCCTCTTCCAAAGATTGACAAACAACATGGCACAACAAATGATGTACCTAAGGAGATCATAGAGGAGACCTCAATCGAGTTAGATCCTGAGGACGCATCTTTGCATAAGAACCTAAACAACGAGCAGAGGAAAGCCTATGATAAAATCCTAGCTACAGTTAACTGCCAAAGAGGAGGCATATTCTTTGTCGATGGACCGGGAGGCACGGGAAAAACTTTTCTATACAGGGCTCTTTTGGCCACAATACGCGGACAAGGCAAGATTGTTGTGGCAACGGCCACTTCAGGTGTTGCTGCTTCCATAATGCCTGGAGGGAGGACCGCACACTCGAGGTTCAAGATTCCATTAAGAATAGACGATGGAGATATTTGTGGGTTCACAAAACAAAGTGGGACAACCAAGCTACTCCAAGCAGCATCATTAATAATCTGGGACGAAGCATCTATGACTAAGAGGCAGACAGTGGAGGCACTAGACAAAAGCATGCGAGACATAATGGACAAACCAGATCTTCCATTCGATGGAAAAACGGTTGTGTTTGGTGGAGATTTTAGGCAAGTGCTCCCTATTGTCCGAAAGGGAACAAGAGCCCAGATAGTAGATGCATCACTACACAGGTCCGAGCTCTGGAATTGCATGCATCAATTGAAGCTTATGCGCAACATGAGAGCTCCAAACGACCCATGGTTCACAGAATACCTACTACGCGTTGGGAATGGAACCGAGGAGACAAATGATGATGGTGAAATACTTCTACCAACAAGTATATGTGTGCCAAATAAGGCGGATGATAATGGCCTTGATAGACTGATTGACAGTATCTACCAACCTGCTTCCCTAAAAGATCCAAAATACATCACGTCAAGGGCAATTTTATCGACAAGAAACGACTGCGTAGACAAAATCAACCTAAAAATGATTGATCGCTTCCAAGGGGAGGAGATGGTGTACCACAGCTTCGATTCTGTAGAAGACGACCCACATAACTACTATCCACCAAAATTCCTAAACACACTCACCCCAAATGGATTGCCTCCACATATGCTAAAGCTCAGAATAAATTGTCCAATCATACTACTCAGGAATATTGACCCCGCTAATGGACTATGCAATGGCACAAGGTTGCTCGTACGTGGGTTTCAGAAAAATGCAATTGATGCAGAGATTGTGGTAGGGCAGCACTCTGGAATGCGAGTTTTCTTGCCTCGGATACCATTATGCCCCTCTGACGACGACATGTTCCCATTTAGTTTCAAGAGGAAACAATTTCCAATCAGGCTCAGTTTTGCAATGACAATAAACAAATCACAAGGTCAGACAATAGCAAATGTCGGCGTCTACTTGCCTGAACCGGTATTCTCACATGGTCCACTATATGTTGCACTTTCTAGAGCGACCACGACAGCAAACATAAAGGTACTAACAGGTACACATGATGAGAACAAGGAGAAGAATAAGAAGATCAGTACAAGTGACACATACACAAAGGAGGAGAAGAAAAACAAGAATAAGAAGATATCAGTGCAAGCAAGACATACACAAAGAATATTGTCTACACAGAAGTCCTCACCAAATAG AACCACTGCAGCCAACTATGAACTTCGCAGTTATAATTCAGAACTACTTATCATCTTGAAGGAGCATGTCTTGATGTCCTGA